GATCAGAAGTGACAAACTACAGAATTATGCAGCATGGCTGGCTAATTTCATTGTACAACTTACAAACTGTAGTGTGCAACAGGTATTACCAGAGtttgtattaatgagaattgactatttgaatataaaaaaaaactattttatgcAGGTGGCATGTAGTTTGCATTATATTTCCAACCAACAATTTGTTCTGTGTTCAAAATGCGCGAGTTAAAAATGCGAGTCCTGCAGATTGTCCCTTTCTCGCAGCCATCCCTTTATTGATGCCATTTATCTTGTTCACAAGTTCAATATTCAGAGTCTAAGTTGTCTTTCTGATATTCACTCAATGAAGTCCTCTGTATAAACTTGAGTAGCCTCATGAGTGATTTAAGAGTTCAGTTAACCTTCTGGTCTAGTTACTTCTGTGGACACGTTTTCTCTTCAGCATGAATTTGCTCATGCTTTCTAAGAAGATACGTCCGCCCGAAACTTGCATCACATTCCGTACAATGgtatggcttctctcctgtgtgagttcgtaGGTGTATTTTAAGGCTTCCTAAATGGTAAAAACCTTTATCACACTGAGTACAGTGAAATGGTTTCTCTTCTGTGTGAGTCCACTGGTGAGTTTTAAAGTGCCCTAATGCATTGAAAGTCTTCCCGCACTCGTTACACtgatagggtttctctcctgtgtgaagtcgctggtgtgTTCGAAGGTGTCCTAACTGAATGAAGCTCTTCTCGCATTCAGTACACTGATATGGCttctcgcctgtgtgaattcgctggtgattTTTGAGGGTTCCTAACTCGTTAAAACTCTTGCCACATTCAGAACAAGCATATGGTTTCtcccctgtgtgaattcgctgatgaCTTTTAAGGGTTCCAAACTGATTaaaactctttccacattcagtgcAGTTATAAGGTttttctcctgtatgaattctctggtgttttcGAAGGACTCCTAACTGACTAAATCTCTTTCCACATTCATAACAGGGATGTGGTTTAACTCCTTTGTGAGAtagctggtgtcttttaaggtatCTTAATTCACTGTAACTCTTGCTACAGTCGGTACAAGTATATGGTTTCACTCCTGTGTGAACTTGTTCATGTGATTTCAGGTTTCCTAAACGACTGAAACccttcccacattcagtacagagATGTGGTTTCACTCCTACGTGAATTTGTTGGTGTCTTTTAAAGCTTCCTAagcgactgaaactcttcccacaatcactACATATAAGACAATTGCTTGTGTATTTGGAATGGTCAGACACAGAACCCTGAAGCCCTGCAGTCTCTTGTGAAGGTTCCTCTTCATCAGACTCTTCAGGCTCCTCCTCTTTAATTCTGACAAGCTCCACTTCGAAGacctcctctttaacatggacaggTTTCAGGTCAGGCTCCAGGTCAGGTTCCTCCTCTTTAATTCTGACAAGCTCCACTTCACATACttcctctttaacatggacaggCTCCATCTTTGGTCCTCGCCTTACACCAATATAGGCCAGTtctgtaaaacataaaacacaagttTTAGTGCAAACCTACCGAAAAACTAGGTAGAATTTAACCTGCAGCCAAACAACCACTGGGCCAACCACAGGATGAGAATAGAACAAATGCAACAGCACTCCAACTAAAGACACAACATGCATGTCCATGAGTGTTCTAACAAGGTCCCGTCCTGAGTGCAATTATGTTTACAAATTATATACAAATgcccttttattttgctgtaaTACATGCTCATTTTCAATCTTGCTTAGTTAAATTTGTATTGTACTCAATTATTTAAGGATGAATCTGTTGATTTGTAagcaatacagtacaccctcgctatacgcccttcactataacgaacctggcccccaaataaaaaaaaactaattaaaaaacaaacacactgtcaccatcccggtctgtacgcacgggatgccccTCCGCAGTGAACTCAGCTCTTTTGCCTTAATAAAAAGCACATGCTGTGAAACTATGCCTccaaaacgaaaatcattttatgttgcaacaaagctggaaactatcgTTTGGTTGTTTGAAAAAAGGGGTAACACAGGCACATCTCTGTCATGAATatggttgtcaaaaagcactctttttagcttgttcagcaaccatctGGCacagcaaaattgattaaagaagaaaaaacaacttaaggATCTGAAACTTTTGAGGTCAGGTTGATTTAGAATAAAAGCTtggtttgggattcttgcatgttggattaagatttggtgcactgtGAAACGATTCATGATTTTGAATAAAGGTTCATCTTCAATTTGGATTTTTGCTTTTGTgctgcattttaattctttaacaaataggataaagcaaaggcagaatactgcagacatgagacaaacaggtacatgtaattctgcttttattcacaatctcatctcgttaacttactccaacagtttatcgttcattttgattgtccttttgcaGGGGTGTGCATAATTCATAAATCGCCCGACACAAGAtgtgtgtgagggacaacaagttttaccGTTATACTTTGACATCAGACAAGtactttcttttcttcttttgtcaatgctctgttgctagaaaaactccCATAGATTTCTATGGAGTCGAGCAAGGTCCTGAAAACTCTAAACTGCGGAAGTCTCgcacatacaaaagaaaaaaaaaatgcataactctaaacctcaaagcaaaaatatatacagagtacacaaatacacatatcattttaattcacaaaccctcaGTCACCCACAGCAAGACACATTAAATACAGAACACAGTAAAACATCGCAATCCAAACGTCTAGGGAAGCAGCGTCTTTGAAAACAGGAACCATTTATTAAATACCAGCAGCAAAGTTCGTTCCGCCTGCAGCGGAGGTGTTTTGTAGAATGCTTTAATTCAGCTCTACAGGCAGTGTTCTGAAGCACCAGTGTTGTGCTGGGAAATCACAGGGGCATAAACTTACTGACGTTCGGATTTGTgatgttttactgtatatgaatactagttcactttgacctgtaggaatacatttatttagaaataagtaAATTGATTAGACTTTAGATTTAGTATAGAATGAagtaatgttttttgttaatcaTGGAAAAGACAGACAAATGGAGATCTGTGAAAGCTAAGATGTctggttgtaactttgcaactcagaacttttatcttcaataaactacacTTATCTGGACTCGAAAGCAAGAAGCCCGCAACTTCTCTTTCGCTTCTTCTTTTATTGCTTATCACAACATGACCCGATTAATCCAACACTTCATTTGTCAGAATTGAAATCCGACATAGATTTGAGATATTAATGTTCCTTAAATACATCACTGCAAAACATGTCTGTATAAGACAAAGAATGCACTCTTTAAACAAAAGCTGTttgtgtctattattattattattattattattattattattatatacaatgacccatttatacagttgggtttttcctggagcaatctaggtaaagtaccttgcttaagggtacagcagcagtgtcccccaccagggattgaacccacgaccctccggtcaagagtccagagccctaaccactactccacactgctgcccacaagaacaataacaatattaataatcaGGGGTTCATAACAGAAAACTGCTACTGATGTTAACCTGACATGCAAAGTGAAATTCATGCATTTGAATATGTTAATTAGAAAATGCACAAAATACCTCAACTTATGTAGGAGTTTAAACTAAAACCGACTTGTTACACTTAACTTTTAATTCATTGCTACATCGGTTTTAAGTTATTTTCTGCATTCAATCATAGTAAGTTACTTACTCTCTTGCCACGGATTGTATGTATATACACAAAGTATGTTTATGAACATACATCAGAGACATTGGGCAAGTGAATATAGATTCATATTCAATATTAAAAGTAAGTGATTTTTAATATAGCTAGTAGTAACAGTGAAACAGCACAAGGCTCTTGGTCTGCAGGCTGCTTTACTACACTGGAATAGTAACACTAGGTAAACACTCTAAATAACACAGAGACAGGTACACTCACACTGTTAATAAAATAGAACAGAAatcatgttttttataatttaaataaaaatacacattgtttactTGCATGTAATTGATGATGCTTTCaatctatacagtaagcttgcattgcacaactgcagcagactgaggcaaaacaaagctttagtTAACAGTCACCGCTCCAAGCAGGtcatcagtcacattttactaccaataataataatcttaacactactactactactgctaaataatatgaacttacgcttgacCCCAGAGAGTCGCTTGTGCAGTTTGcattcaccatttttttttttttttggtcatctgggcatttaacaaaaaaatcccaaacagcagaggggttttgagacat
The sequence above is drawn from the Acipenser ruthenus chromosome 29, fAciRut3.2 maternal haplotype, whole genome shotgun sequence genome and encodes:
- the LOC117432369 gene encoding oocyte zinc finger protein XlCOF26-like, with the translated sequence MEPVHVKEEVCEVELVRIKEEEPDLEPDLKPVHVKEEVFEVELVRIKEEEPEESDEEEPSQETAGLQGSVSDHSKYTSNCLICSDCGKSFSRLGSFKRHQQIHVGVKPHLCTECGKGFSRLGNLKSHEQVHTGVKPYTCTDCSKSYSELRYLKRHQLSHKGVKPHPCYECGKRFSQLGVLRKHQRIHTGEKPYNCTECGKSFNQFGTLKSHQRIHTGEKPYACSECGKSFNELGTLKNHQRIHTGEKPYQCTECEKSFIQLGHLRTHQRLHTGEKPYQCNECGKTFNALGHFKTHQWTHTEEKPFHCTQCDKGFYHLGSLKIHLRTHTGEKPYHCTECDASFGRTYLLRKHEQIHAEEKTCPQK